From the genome of Geminicoccaceae bacterium:
GCTCGCCGCCCTTGCGACTCATCATCGCCTTCAGCGACTTCCGTTCGGCCTTCTTCGTCAGCCAGGCATCGTGTCCAAGGCGGGACCCGCTGCTCAGCCTCTCCTCAAGCCACTGCCGCGGCGGCTCGTCGATCAGGTGGCAACGCTCGAACAACGCGCTGTCCACCTCTTCGCCGAGTTGAACCGTGTAACGGCCGTCGCTGAAAACGGCCGCTTGATCGATGGTCACGGCTACGGTGGCTGCCGAACCCGTGAAACCCGTCAACCATGCAACACGTTGCTCGCACTCTGGCAGATACTCGCTGCCGTGACGATCTGTGCGTTGCAGGATGAAGGCATCGACAGATGAACGACGCAGCTCATCCCGAACGGCTTCCAGCCGCTTCGCGAAGGACATGGCCGCTACTTCAATGGCGCCATGACCATGACCATCTGCCGACCTTCGAGTTTCGGCATCTGTTCTACCTTGGCCAGCTCAGCCATCTCACTGCGTACACGCTCAAGAATGCCCATGGCAATGTCCTGATGCGCCATTTCACGTCCGCGAAAACGCATGGTGACCTTGACCTTGTCTCCATCGTCGAGGAAGGTCCGCACCTTCTTCATCTTGATGGCGTAATCGTTGTCATCGATCGCGGGACGCATCTTGATCTCCTTGACCTCGATGACTTTTTGCTTCTTGCGCGCGGCATTCGCCTTCTTCTGCGCGTCATATTTGTATTTGCCGAAGTCGAGTATCTTGCAAACCGGAGGTGTGGCGTTGGATGCCACCTCGACAAGGTCCAGCCCCACTTCCTCGGCCCGGCGAATGGCGTCACGCGTGGAGACCACACCGATCATATTGCCATCCTGATCCACGAGCCTGACTTCTCTTGAGTCAATGCGATCGTTGACGCGAACCTCATCGCGAACATTATTTACCATCAGGTTCGATTGACCTCCTGTAGTTTCACCAGAAATTTCGGCCAAGGTCCATTTTTCGACCTGCCGGCCTTTCCCCCTGAAGCAATCATATCATGGTTGTAAGTCAGGAGGTAATATTTCCCGCTGGCACATTGCTATGACCTCGTCAAGAGAAAGCGCCGACTGGTCCTTGCTTCCGAGTCTTCGGAGGCTGACCGTGCGCTCCTCGGCTTCCCGCCCGCCGACGGCCATGATCAATGGTACCTTGGCCACCGAATGTTCCCGAACCTTGTAGGAAATCTTGTCGCTGCGCAGATCGGTTTCAATCCGCACGCCCGCTGCTCGCAGAGCCTCGCCCACTTCGCGCGCATAACTGTCGGCCTCGTTGGTCACCGTGGCCACCACGGCCTGCACGGGCGCCAGCCACAGAGGCAGGCGTCCGGCATAGTGCTCGATCAGGATGCCGATGAAGCGCTCCATCGACCCGAGAATGGCGCGATGCAACATGACCGGCCGGTGCTTGGCACCGTCGGGACCGATATAGTTCGCGTCCAGCCGCTCGGGCAGGACGAAGTCGACCTGCAGGGTTCCGCATTGCCAGTCGCGACCGATGGCGTCGCGCAGCACGAATTCCAGCTTGGGGCCGTAGAAGGCGCCTTCGCCCGGATTGAGTGTCGTCTCCAGACCGGCAGCATTGACGGCATCCATCAGGGCCGTTTCGGCCCGGTCCCAGACGGAATCTTCTCCCGCCCGGACGGGTGGCCGGTCGGAGAATTTCACGTGCAGATCGGAAAACCCGAAGTCCCTGTAGATACTCTTGAGCAGATCACAGAAAGCGACCGATTCCGAGGTGATCTGGTCGGGAGTGCAGAAGATGTGCGCGTCGTCCTGGGTGAAGGCGCGAACCCGCATGATCCCGTGCAGTGCACCCGAAGGCTCGTTGCGATGGCAGGAACCGAATTCGGCCATGCGCAGGGGCAGGTCACGATAGGAGTGCAGCTTCTGGTTGAAAATCTGTACATGACACGGACAATTCATCGGCTTGAGCGCCAGTGCACGCTCCTCGGCCTCCAGCGTGAACATGTTCTCGCGGAACTTGTCCCAATGGCCGGAACGCTCCCACAGCGAACGATCGACCAATTGCGGCGTCTTCACCTCGTCATAACCGGAACGGTCGAGCTTGCGGCGAACGTAATTTTCCACTTCGCGCCAGACGATCCAACCCTTGGGATGCCAGAAGACGGAACCGACGGCTTCCTCCTGCACGTGGAAGAGGTCCATCTCCCGACCGAGCTTGCGATGGTCGCGACGCTCGGCTTCCTCAAGCTGATGAAGATAGGCCTTCAGTTCCTTGTCCGAAGCAAAGGCGGTCCCGTAAATGCGTTGCAACTGCGGATTGCGCGAATCGCCGCGCCAGTACGCACCGGCAACCTTCATGAGCTTGAATGCACCAATGCGTCCCGTGGAAGGTGCGTGCGGTCCGCGACACAAGTCGAACCATTTTCCCTGATGATAGAGCGTCACCGGCTCGTTCTCGGGAATCGCATCGAGCAGTTCGAGCTTGTAGGTCTCGCCCGCCGCACTGAAGCGCTCATGCGCCTCGTTCCGGCTCACTTCCTCGCGCCGGAACGGTCGATCGGACTTGATGATCTCGGCCATGCGCATCTCGATCTTCCCGAGATCTTCGGGACGGAACGGCTCATCGCGGTCGAAATCATAGTAGAAGCCGTTCTCGATGGCCGGGCCGATCGTCACCTGCGTACCGGGGAACAGATCCTGCACTGCCTCGGCCATGACATGCGCACAGTCGTGCCTCAAAAGGCCAAGGGCCTCGGGATCTTCCTTCTTGATGATGCGAACCCGTGCATCGTCGCCAATCGGCCAGTCCATGTCACGCAGCTGGCCATCGACCTCGATCGCCAGTGCCTGTTTTGCCAGTGACTTGCTGATCGAGGCGGCAATATCGTGACCCGTCACGGGCGTATCGAAGACCCGTTCAGAGCCATCGGGCAGCATAATCGTCGTCATCTGGGGGAAGGCCGTTCCTTGGAAAGTTTGGGCTAAACCCATAACGCTCCGGCGGGCGCTGTCAACCATTGTGCAATGCGTCAATGGCGATGTCCGGCCGTCCGGATCGCGGCGAAAACCATGATCCGGCTCCGATTGTCACGGATTGACGAGATCCTGTCCCTCGTTGTCGGTACGTGTCATGGCTTGAGGAGGTGGACGGGGAGCATCGCGTACCAGCTCACGATAGACATCCAGCGTACGGCAGCACATCTGGTCGACGCTGAGCTCCTCGGCAACGAAATGACGGGCGCGTTCGGCGAGACGCAGGCCGACTTCCTCGTCCATGGACAGGGCCAGATCCAGTGCCCAGGCGAGCTCGTCGGGATT
Proteins encoded in this window:
- a CDS encoding translation initiation factor IF-3, which encodes MVNNVRDEVRVNDRIDSREVRLVDQDGNMIGVVSTRDAIRRAEEVGLDLVEVASNATPPVCKILDFGKYKYDAQKKANAARKKQKVIEVKEIKMRPAIDDNDYAIKMKKVRTFLDDGDKVKVTMRFRGREMAHQDIAMGILERVRSEMAELAKVEQMPKLEGRQMVMVMAPLK
- the thrS gene encoding threonine--tRNA ligase, which codes for MTTIMLPDGSERVFDTPVTGHDIAASISKSLAKQALAIEVDGQLRDMDWPIGDDARVRIIKKEDPEALGLLRHDCAHVMAEAVQDLFPGTQVTIGPAIENGFYYDFDRDEPFRPEDLGKIEMRMAEIIKSDRPFRREEVSRNEAHERFSAAGETYKLELLDAIPENEPVTLYHQGKWFDLCRGPHAPSTGRIGAFKLMKVAGAYWRGDSRNPQLQRIYGTAFASDKELKAYLHQLEEAERRDHRKLGREMDLFHVQEEAVGSVFWHPKGWIVWREVENYVRRKLDRSGYDEVKTPQLVDRSLWERSGHWDKFRENMFTLEAEERALALKPMNCPCHVQIFNQKLHSYRDLPLRMAEFGSCHRNEPSGALHGIMRVRAFTQDDAHIFCTPDQITSESVAFCDLLKSIYRDFGFSDLHVKFSDRPPVRAGEDSVWDRAETALMDAVNAAGLETTLNPGEGAFYGPKLEFVLRDAIGRDWQCGTLQVDFVLPERLDANYIGPDGAKHRPVMLHRAILGSMERFIGILIEHYAGRLPLWLAPVQAVVATVTNEADSYAREVGEALRAAGVRIETDLRSDKISYKVREHSVAKVPLIMAVGGREAEERTVSLRRLGSKDQSALSLDEVIAMCQREILPPDLQP